The proteins below come from a single Peromyscus eremicus chromosome 22, PerEre_H2_v1, whole genome shotgun sequence genomic window:
- the Pcare gene encoding photoreceptor cilium actin regulator isoform X2, translated as MGCTPSHSIIVNSVAKSGIQFFKKPKALLPGCQRGSQKCPIPLLVQSSTFCDPGRELHLGQRSAEEPASSKKPQTMTEGLCQLVKDRKGLIPERQRFQLNESQSRAATDMSFRTEGSHGIQEADFAEQKNEENIPQGTSKWDKKPVCHQSDNQGHCYQISPESKGKVDFPEPLVKAHQHAYAYLHTSLSRYEAILRLVQQASHTRELLQPMLSFLLLCSEEANQLLAEISQDGEGLLQEVRGDLAWPSGKGEPWEQPDLLQQLLQYTVTKLQVVHGTVAALTGGLLEGSSSYLSSTASHLEGKLSTKRGLDECLLRALGQLESLTTGHGDPGLLGPPLCSEDSGIGADNESVQSTEKLGKQTSWDFAAESGEWKPGTAAQVEARLPGHAWQKGPYWTGSDRHQDCPLSRPGIAKVQPAAQDKARSSGASNTGPEVVTSRPPEAAQSILRDSLGVETPMPTCFSQSSGLVDASSLSEDEDSSPEEDDDVSPRDLHSEQQRASPSRPRSSPATRESLFQPYSRKLRGPQAQEMILKMKEAISERIKFVPVPSRPQDWAEEEEGRTMVPPRPNTASGSRQSPERQRRSQSEGCLKSHMEDPTLQELRRVQTDLSRRLEVFYALGATRQGQNREQLLPSRASVLWPPSNCKVSPSSAMGKFKASLTKNFGILPNQDKSILQRGSHFPGRDQPCQEMAEKLPNAIFCGEKNSSVPRDTEWDIRGCPTRTSVKKLIETFSPNESLRAPRDSRNLGPRPCLRRWGVPAMPPRFPIYRGLAPLYPKPQISPAVGRDPLKVGMGWRPSPPFPSLPPAEASKSEDFNCDEGPDLENLPPPPLEILMDKSFTALEDPEGSQPAESSIEETLVPGLQEASAPRKTWASPKLKASMSPKDLLPSKGTGSSLTLHGTGPGITRNVGNSRKLTLDLNCQQTVSLSPEAEGGGTQIHAQAENAASFSEQPHKAMPWHHTNPTSGQSRTLEPSPARPSRGPHSAEASRKGPERSPPGFRKASPTRAQRDSQGDRKLQSAPPSHGLSQPGLPAVLSSPSPPLSPRTLSPPATKKPTSPPCQYPQPNPAQASPPVQPTETNTPSSASSSSPSASPSQGSKETSHSEDGEAITAKAPRNTCSIFCPAPSSLVEAKSSFSISPPRTLPEPGGPLRTPTEGCRGSSGPQLRADSQRRPAQRALNPLPFVRRTASDRLRQHGDPLQLPGCSWESHPCQSSSSSSSEENSKQEPPSWNNSRAPEFQGSGTKWASPLELCVLGHGLQPEARIGRSQDRSQPESQHQQKEVA; from the exons ATGGGGTGCACACCGTCCCACAGCATTATCGTCAACAGCGTTGCCAAGAGTGGCATTCAGTTTTTTAAGAAGCCCAAAGCACTTCTGCCAGGATGTCAGCGGGGCAGCCAAAAATGTCCCATCCCTTTGCTGGTTCAAAGCTCCACCTTCTGCGACCCTGGTCGGGAGCTGCACCTGGGACAGAGGTCAGCGGAGGAGCCAGCAAGTTCCAAGAAGCCCCAAACCATGACTGAAGGTCTTTGTCAGCTCGTGAAAGATAGGAAAGGACTGATTCCAGAAAGGCAAAGATTTCAGCTGAACGAATCACAAAGCCGTGCAGCTACGGACATGTCCTTCAGGACAGAAGGCTCCCATGGGATACAAGAAGCAGATTTTGCTGAGCAAAAGAATGAGGAAAACATTCCCCAGGGGACCTCAAAATGGGACAAAAAGCCAGTGTGCCATCAGTCAGACAACCAGGGCCACTGCTACCAAATTTCTCCCGAGTCAAAAGGCAAAGTGGACTTCCCCGAGCCCCTGGTAAAGGCCCACCAGCACGCTTATGCCTATCTGCACACCAGCCTTTCCAGATACGAAGCGATTCTGCGTCTCGTCCAGCAGGCCAGCCACACCCGGGAGCTGTTGCAGCCCATGCTTagcttcctgctgctgtgctccgAGGAGGCCAACCAGCTTCTAGCAGAAATCTCCCAAGATGGAGAAGGCCTCCTCCAGGAAGTTAGAGGGGATCTGGCCTGGCCATCGGGGAAAGGCGAGCCCTGGGAACAGCCAGACCTCCTACAACAGCTGCTGCAGTATACGGTCACCAAGCTGCAGGTGGTCCACGGCACAGTGGCCGCCCTCACTGGGGGCTTGCTGGAGGGTTCCAGCAGCTACCTCAGCTCCACTGCTAGCCACCTGGAGGGTAAGCTGAGCACCAAGAGAGGTCTAGACGAATGCCTCCTGAGAGCCCTGGGACAACTAGAGAGCCTGACCACTGGCCATGGTGACCCTGGGCTGCTGGGTCCACCCTTGTGCTCTGAGGACAGTGGCATCGGGGCTGACAATGAGTCTGTGCAGTCCACGGAGAAGCTGGGCAAGCAAACTAGCTGGGATTTTGCAGCCGAGTCTGGAGAATGGAAGCCAGGGACTGCAGCCCAAGTGGAAGCCAGGCTGCCAGGGCATGCCTGGCAGAAAGGTCCGTATTGGACAGGTTCAGACAGACACCAAGACTGTCCACTGTCGAGGCCTGGGATAGCCAAGGTTCAGCCTGCAGCACAGGATAAAGCCAGGAGTTCTGGTGCCTCCAACACAGGCCCGGAAGTAGTCACCTCCAGGCCTCCAGAGGCTGCCCAAAGCATTCTGCGGGATTCCCTGGGGGTTGAGACCCCTATGCCAACATGTTTTTCTCAGAGCTCTGGATTGGTGGATGCTTCATCCCTGAGCGAAGACGAGGACAGCAGCCCGGAGGAGGATGATGATGTTAGCCCCAGGGATCTGCACTCTGAGCAACAGAGAGCATCACCTTCAAGACCACGGTCCTCACCTGCCACGCGGGAAAGCCTGTTCCAGCCATACTCCAGGAAGCTTAGGGGCCCCCAGGCCCAGGAAATGATTCTGAAGATGAAAGAGGCCATCAGTGAAAGGATCAAGTTTGTCCCTGTGCCTTCCAGACCCCAGGActgggctgaggaggaggaggggagaacaaTGGTCCCTCCAAGACCTAACACAGCCAGTGGCAGCAGACAGAGCCCCGAGAGACAAAGGAGGTCACAATCGGAGGGATGTCTTAAGAGCCACATGGAAGACcccaccctccaggagctgaggaggGTCCAGACAGACCTCAGTCGGAGGCTGGAGGTATTTTATGCCCTGGGTGCCACACGTCAGGGGCAGAACAGGGAACAACTTCTGCCATCCAGGGCATCAGTGCTGTGGCCCCCTTCCAACTGCAAGGTGAGTCCCAGTAGTGCCAtgggcaagttcaaggcctcccTCACCAAAAATTTCGGCATTCTGCCCAATCAAGACAAGAGCATCTTGCAAAGAGGTAGTCACTTCCCTGGCCGTGACCAGCCCTGCCAGGAGATGGCTGAGAAGCTGCCAAATGCCATCTTTTGtggtgagaagaacagtagcgttCCCAGGGACACTGAATGGGACATCAGGGGCTGTCCCACCAGAACATCGGTGAAGAAGCTTATTGAGACCTTCAGTCCCAATGAGAGTCTGAGGGCGCCAAGGGACTCCAGGAATTTGGGGCCAAGGCCCTGTCTCAGGAGGTGGGGGGTCCCTGCCATGCCGCCCAGATTTCCTATATACAGGGGGCTAGCCCCTCTGTATCCTAAGCCCCAAATTTCTCCAGCAGTAGGCAGAGACCCTCTCAAGGTAGGCATGGGCTGGAGGCCTTCCCcaccctttccctctcttcctccggCAGAAGCATCCAAGAGCGAAGACTTCAACTGTGACGAGGGGCCAGACCTAGAGAATCTCCCTCCGCCACCTCTGGAAATCCTGATGGACAAATCATTCACTGCTCTGGAGGACCCAGAGGGCAGCCAGCCAGCAGAGAGCTCTATAGAAGAGACCCTGGTACCAGGGCTGCAAGAAGCTAGCGCTCCGAGAAAAACATGGGCTTCCCCAAAGCTAAAAGCTTCCATGAGCCCCAAGGACTTGCTCCCGAGCAAGGGCACTGGCAGCTCCCTGACGCTCCACGGCACCGGGCCAGGGATCACGAGGAATGTGGGCAATTCCAGAAAGCTGACCTTGGACCTGAACTGCCAGCAAACCGTGAGCCTAAGCCCAGAGGCAGAGGGTGGGGGGACTCAGATTCATGCACAAGCAGAGAATGCGGCAAGCTTTTCGGAGCAACCCCACAAGGCAATGCCCTGGCACcacactaaccccacatctgggCAAAGCAGGACCTTGGAACCCAGCCCGGCCAGACCTTCCCGAGGTCCACACTCTGCAGAAGCATCCAGGAAGGGCCCAGAGAGAAGCCCTCCAGGATTCAGAAAAGCCTCTCCCACCAGAGCACAGCGGGACTCCCAAGGAGATAGGAAGCTGCAGAGCGCGCCCCCTTCTCATGGACTGTCCCAGCCAGGCCTCCCTGCTGTTCTCAgctcccccagcccacctctgAGCCCCAGGACACTGAGCCCCCCAGCCACAAAGAAGCCAACTTCCCCACCTTGCCAGTACCCGCAGCCCAACCCAGCCCAGGCGAGCCCTCCTGTCCAACCAACAGAAACCAAcaccccttcctctgcctcctcttcatcCCCCTCAGCGTCTCCCTCTCAGGGGTCCAAGGAGACAAGTCACTCTGAGGATGGTGAAGCCATCACGGCTAAAGCACCTAGGAACACGTGTTCCATATTCTGCCCAGCCCCCTCCTCTCTGGTCGAGGCTAAATCATCATTCTCAATATCCCCTCCACGGACGCTACCAGAACCGGGGGGCCCTTTGAGGACCCCAACAGAAGGCTGTAGGGGCAGCTCGGGGCCACAGCTGAGGGCAGATTCGCAGAGGAGACCAGCTCAGAGAGCCCTCAACCCTCTGCCTTTCGTCAGAAGGACAGCTTCAGACCGCCTGCGCCAGCATGGTGACCCACTCCAGCTGCCCGGCTGCTCTTGGGAATCCCATCCCTGCCAAAGCAG cagcagcagcagcagtgaggaGAACTCCAAGCAAGAGCCCCCATCCTGGAACAACTCCCGGGCCCCAGAATTCCAGGGCAGCGGCACCAAGTGGGCATCGCCTCTGGAGCTCTGCGTGCTGGGCCACGGGCTGCAGCCAGAAGCCCGCATCGGCCGCAGCCAGGACAGATCCCAGCCAGAGTCACAGCACCAGCAGAAGGAAGTGGCCTGA
- the Pcare gene encoding photoreceptor cilium actin regulator isoform X1, which produces MGCTPSHSIIVNSVAKSGIQFFKKPKALLPGCQRGSQKCPIPLLVQSSTFCDPGRELHLGQRSAEEPASSKKPQTMTEGLCQLVKDRKGLIPERQRFQLNESQSRAATDMSFRTEGSHGIQEADFAEQKNEENIPQGTSKWDKKPVCHQSDNQGHCYQISPESKGKVDFPEPLVKAHQHAYAYLHTSLSRYEAILRLVQQASHTRELLQPMLSFLLLCSEEANQLLAEISQDGEGLLQEVRGDLAWPSGKGEPWEQPDLLQQLLQYTVTKLQVVHGTVAALTGGLLEGSSSYLSSTASHLEGKLSTKRGLDECLLRALGQLESLTTGHGDPGLLGPPLCSEDSGIGADNESVQSTEKLGKQTSWDFAAESGEWKPGTAAQVEARLPGHAWQKGPYWTGSDRHQDCPLSRPGIAKVQPAAQDKARSSGASNTGPEVVTSRPPEAAQSILRDSLGVETPMPTCFSQSSGLVDASSLSEDEDSSPEEDDDVSPRDLHSEQQRASPSRPRSSPATRESLFQPYSRKLRGPQAQEMILKMKEAISERIKFVPVPSRPQDWAEEEEGRTMVPPRPNTASGSRQSPERQRRSQSEGCLKSHMEDPTLQELRRVQTDLSRRLEVFYALGATRQGQNREQLLPSRASVLWPPSNCKVSPKPGGPLRTPTEGCRGSSGPQLRADSQRRPAQRALNPLPFVRRTASDRLRQHGDPLQLPGCSWESHPCQSSSSSSSEENSKQEPPSWNNSRAPEFQGSGTKWASPLELCVLGHGLQPEARIGRSQDRSQPESQHQQKEVA; this is translated from the exons ATGGGGTGCACACCGTCCCACAGCATTATCGTCAACAGCGTTGCCAAGAGTGGCATTCAGTTTTTTAAGAAGCCCAAAGCACTTCTGCCAGGATGTCAGCGGGGCAGCCAAAAATGTCCCATCCCTTTGCTGGTTCAAAGCTCCACCTTCTGCGACCCTGGTCGGGAGCTGCACCTGGGACAGAGGTCAGCGGAGGAGCCAGCAAGTTCCAAGAAGCCCCAAACCATGACTGAAGGTCTTTGTCAGCTCGTGAAAGATAGGAAAGGACTGATTCCAGAAAGGCAAAGATTTCAGCTGAACGAATCACAAAGCCGTGCAGCTACGGACATGTCCTTCAGGACAGAAGGCTCCCATGGGATACAAGAAGCAGATTTTGCTGAGCAAAAGAATGAGGAAAACATTCCCCAGGGGACCTCAAAATGGGACAAAAAGCCAGTGTGCCATCAGTCAGACAACCAGGGCCACTGCTACCAAATTTCTCCCGAGTCAAAAGGCAAAGTGGACTTCCCCGAGCCCCTGGTAAAGGCCCACCAGCACGCTTATGCCTATCTGCACACCAGCCTTTCCAGATACGAAGCGATTCTGCGTCTCGTCCAGCAGGCCAGCCACACCCGGGAGCTGTTGCAGCCCATGCTTagcttcctgctgctgtgctccgAGGAGGCCAACCAGCTTCTAGCAGAAATCTCCCAAGATGGAGAAGGCCTCCTCCAGGAAGTTAGAGGGGATCTGGCCTGGCCATCGGGGAAAGGCGAGCCCTGGGAACAGCCAGACCTCCTACAACAGCTGCTGCAGTATACGGTCACCAAGCTGCAGGTGGTCCACGGCACAGTGGCCGCCCTCACTGGGGGCTTGCTGGAGGGTTCCAGCAGCTACCTCAGCTCCACTGCTAGCCACCTGGAGGGTAAGCTGAGCACCAAGAGAGGTCTAGACGAATGCCTCCTGAGAGCCCTGGGACAACTAGAGAGCCTGACCACTGGCCATGGTGACCCTGGGCTGCTGGGTCCACCCTTGTGCTCTGAGGACAGTGGCATCGGGGCTGACAATGAGTCTGTGCAGTCCACGGAGAAGCTGGGCAAGCAAACTAGCTGGGATTTTGCAGCCGAGTCTGGAGAATGGAAGCCAGGGACTGCAGCCCAAGTGGAAGCCAGGCTGCCAGGGCATGCCTGGCAGAAAGGTCCGTATTGGACAGGTTCAGACAGACACCAAGACTGTCCACTGTCGAGGCCTGGGATAGCCAAGGTTCAGCCTGCAGCACAGGATAAAGCCAGGAGTTCTGGTGCCTCCAACACAGGCCCGGAAGTAGTCACCTCCAGGCCTCCAGAGGCTGCCCAAAGCATTCTGCGGGATTCCCTGGGGGTTGAGACCCCTATGCCAACATGTTTTTCTCAGAGCTCTGGATTGGTGGATGCTTCATCCCTGAGCGAAGACGAGGACAGCAGCCCGGAGGAGGATGATGATGTTAGCCCCAGGGATCTGCACTCTGAGCAACAGAGAGCATCACCTTCAAGACCACGGTCCTCACCTGCCACGCGGGAAAGCCTGTTCCAGCCATACTCCAGGAAGCTTAGGGGCCCCCAGGCCCAGGAAATGATTCTGAAGATGAAAGAGGCCATCAGTGAAAGGATCAAGTTTGTCCCTGTGCCTTCCAGACCCCAGGActgggctgaggaggaggaggggagaacaaTGGTCCCTCCAAGACCTAACACAGCCAGTGGCAGCAGACAGAGCCCCGAGAGACAAAGGAGGTCACAATCGGAGGGATGTCTTAAGAGCCACATGGAAGACcccaccctccaggagctgaggaggGTCCAGACAGACCTCAGTCGGAGGCTGGAGGTATTTTATGCCCTGGGTGCCACACGTCAGGGGCAGAACAGGGAACAACTTCTGCCATCCAGGGCATCAGTGCTGTGGCCCCCTTCCAACTGCAAGGTGAGTCCCA AACCGGGGGGCCCTTTGAGGACCCCAACAGAAGGCTGTAGGGGCAGCTCGGGGCCACAGCTGAGGGCAGATTCGCAGAGGAGACCAGCTCAGAGAGCCCTCAACCCTCTGCCTTTCGTCAGAAGGACAGCTTCAGACCGCCTGCGCCAGCATGGTGACCCACTCCAGCTGCCCGGCTGCTCTTGGGAATCCCATCCCTGCCAAAGCAG cagcagcagcagcagtgaggaGAACTCCAAGCAAGAGCCCCCATCCTGGAACAACTCCCGGGCCCCAGAATTCCAGGGCAGCGGCACCAAGTGGGCATCGCCTCTGGAGCTCTGCGTGCTGGGCCACGGGCTGCAGCCAGAAGCCCGCATCGGCCGCAGCCAGGACAGATCCCAGCCAGAGTCACAGCACCAGCAGAAGGAAGTGGCCTGA